The window TGCAGTGGCCAGGGCTATATTAGCTTCATGATCTGCTTTTACCACAAAATCTTCCAGCAGTAGCCCGCCTTCTTTTGAGGAGTAGCTGAACAGCCTGAAACCAATGGTATAGACACTGTCAGGCGTATTGAAAACATATTCTTTTAATTCTATCCGGATATCATCTGCATCGAAAATACGGGTGTGGTCGGGCTGATCAAGTTGATCGAGTGCCAGCTCCAGCTCTGTAATACCCAGTGAAAGATGCGGAATATCATGCACAGGCTGGTTGGGCTCACCCCAGACAAGCTGGCGGATGGTGGCGTCGGGAATGTCTATTTCTCCTATATCTACAGATTCAATAAAATTTCTGATGGCGTTACCATTGCCTTGTTCATCGGGCTTATTCTCCGAAGTTTCCACGCTTTCATCTACTACCACTGTAATATCGGGGCTATCCATAAATACCCTGCCAATGCTTAGCTGCTTTCTTAGGATTGCGTCTAACAGATTTATGCCCGCTACCTTAAACTCCTGCGTTTTTAGCTCAATAAGCATTGGACTGGCTTCGCCGGCTTCACGCTGCCGGCGGTGTACGGCGGTATCGGCAGATAAATGCAGGTTGTTAAGTGTTACAGTTGTGGCAAGCAGGTTGATATTTATATCTTCAAATTCGATGCTGTACAAGCCATCCGTATTTGTTGCTACCTGTTCCTTGAGGTAGCGTTCTGCATAAGGCTCTAATGCCGTAAGAAGTAAGATAGTAAGGATCAGTACCAGGCCAAACAAACACCCACACACAATACCTACAATTTTTAGTATTTTTCGGCTAAGGCTTGGCTTTTCTGATGATGACATTTATAAATAGAAAATTCTGGGTTCTAAAAAACAGAGTTATAAAAATTAACCTCTCCTTATGTCTTACGTTGAAAGAACAGATTTGGATTTAATTAATATGAGTCTAAATTTTTTGTTTGTAATGCCAGAAAGGTTAAACAAACTTTTAAGGCCTTAAGCAATTTGCTGATGGTGGTGTGATTACGATAAAGATCAGCTACTGAGGTTGAATTTGGAGCAGTAGCATTAATTAGGAAATAAGAAATATCTTTGCGTAATCCTTGTTTAAACCTTGTTTTTAGAGCTGAATCCATTTATTATTTAAACTTCCATTCGAAAATATGACAGTAATAAATAAAATGCCCGCCTTCTTGTTGCTGGTACTTTTAGGACTATATGCCTGTAATGGTGAGCAGGCAGACACACAGACCGGTACTGCTGCCGATACGGCAGGTCTTGGTGCAGAAGAGGCACTTGCAGGCGAGGAGCATCAAAAGGCTGCAGCAAATTTTACAGCCTATTGTGCCGGCTGCCATGGCGGCAGTGCAAGTACTTTTGCGGATAGAGAATGGAAGTACGGAGACCAGCCCGATTCACTTTTTGCCTCCATCAAACATGGACACCCAGATGTGGGCATGCCAGCTTTTGAAGAAACTTTCTCTGATCAGGAAATCCGGGGCCTCGTTGCCTATATTCAGCAGGGGATGAATCAGGTTGCGCAGTATACTTTTGAGGAAGCTGAAAGTCTGCCTGCCACCTACCAGGCAGAGCAGTTTACCTACAGGCTCGATACAGTTGCCATTGATTTTGGCGAGGTACCCTGGAGTATTGAGTTTTTGCCTGATGGCGGAATGCTCATTACTGAAATTGGCGGCACCTTATACCGCCGCACGCCAGATGGCAAACTGCAGGAGGTAAGCGGTGTGCCTAAGGTACAGGCCGAAGGGCAGGGCGGCCTGCTGGATATTGAGCTCCACCCCAACTTCAGCAGTAACAACCTTATTTTTCTCTCATACTCGGCTGTGAAAGAAGAGGGGGGCAGTACCTTAACAACCACTGCTGTGATGCGGGCAAGGTTAGAGGGTAATTCCCTCAGAGAGCAAAAAGTAATATTCGAGGCGGAGCCGTGGTCAACCACCAGGCATCATTATGGTTCCCGCCTTGCCTTTGGTCCTGATGGCAACCTGTACTTCTCTGTTGGCGACCGGGGCAATCACGATGAAAACCCGCAGGACCTCCAGCGGCACCCCGGCAAAATTCACCGGATCAGGGATGATGGGTCCATTCCTGCCGATAATCCTTTTAGCGGCCAGGGAAATGCAAAAGCGTCAATCTACTCATACGGGCACCGCAACCCGCAGGGAATGCTTTTTCATCCGAAAAGTGGCCAGCTCTGGGAGCATGAGCACGGCCCACGGGGCGGCGATGAGATCAATGTGATCGAGAAGGGAGTAAATTATGGCTGGCCAGCCATTTCTTATGGCATCAACTACGACGGAAAACCAATCACTGATAAAACAGAAGCAACGGGAATGGAGCAGCCGCTCCAACAGTGGACACCCTCCATTGCACCTTCGGGCATGGCCTTTGTAACAGGTAATAGGTACAAAGGGTGGGAGGGCAGCCTGCTTTCCGGTTCTCTGCGCTTTCAGTACCTGAACCGCAGCACACTAGAGGGCACTGATATCACTGCAGAGGAACAGCTGCTGAAAAACATCGGCAGGGTGCGGGATGTGAAAATGAGTCCGGATGGTTACATCTACCTGGCAGTAGAAAACCCGGCCCGTATTTACCGGATTGTTCCTGTTGAGTAATTAATTATAAGAAACAGCAAAAGGGTGGTGCATATTTTCAAATATGCACCACCCTTTTTATATAATGGTAATGTTCTAATTATTTGTTAAGAGGTGCGCCAACAGGCACCGCACAGTCGTGGCCCGGCTCTCCATGAGGAGGGTTGGTGCCTGGTACAACAGTGCCCTGTGCAGGCAGAGGATTCAGGTTTGGCATGGGCAGGTTTGGTGCAGCAGGCGTATTCAGGGGAGCGCCTACTTCAATATCGCAACGGTGCCCGGGCTGTCCGTGCGGTGGGTTTAAGGCTGCTGTATTGGTGGGCGCTGCCATTGTTGATGGAGCAGTGCCGGGGGTGTTGCCTTCCTTGTTGGTGTTTCCATCTGAGCAGCTCATAAAGGAAACAAAAGAAGCTAGCAGGAACAGATTTACCGTAATTTTCATAATGAATTTGTTGCTGTATCAGGTTATCTAAGGATTTGTGAAGAAAGCTTTGGCTTATTACAAGCCACTGTTCCGGTCAGCCAATCCGTAAAATGATTCTTCAAATATAATCATATTGATTGAGGATTGAACACCGCTTTCTGCTGTACCGTTCCTGCTTTATACTTTTTTTTACCAGGATCAGGTTAAGCCGCTGAATTCACGGATCTTCAGTAGTCTTTCTGCTATTGTATTCACTCAACAGGAAGATACCATCGATTTATCCTACCTCGAAAGTAAGTTAGGCCACAACAGCAGTAAAAGTACCGCATCATGTTTTGCTGGGGGTAGTATAAAGCTGAAGCAACAGGTAATCCATGCCATTTCAAACCACAAACCAGTTGGATCTAATTAAAAAATATCATAGGTTAACTCTTCGATATCCCAGAAAACGCAAGAACCTACAATGGCTAAATGCCACAAAAACGCGATAGTAACAAAAATCCTTATTACACTTGTGTTTAGCCGTTAGTTGTGCTTAATAAAAGGGGACTCCAGAAAGAGAAAGGCCTTGCTAAAAATATCTAACTGAAGATCATATTGATGGAGACTGTAATCATGTTGGCTGGATACCTCATTGTAACAATAATGCTGTTATCAATGATTATCCTGGTGATAAGTCAGCAAAAAGAATCCATTATACATGAAAAAGGAATATATCCTGACGATGTCAACATCTACTTCAGAGCATCGGGTTTGAAAATAAAAGAACTTAAAAGAGTGCAGGATAAGGTGGACGACCCGGAAATTAAAATGAAGGTTGGGCGGGTAATCTATCTTAGAAAATTAGGATTTAGATTATTGATCGCTGTTCCAGTACTATGGACGATCTTAATGGTGATCAAAGGTCAGATTGAATAAAAAATAAAAATATACTAAGCACAACAACAGAATAAAGCAAATGCCCCAAGAGCGTTCAGCCATTGACAATGTAGGTAGCAAATTTTGCGTACTTTCATCAAACGGCAGTGAAGGGCATCTGCTATATTCAATGGACGTTACAGGCAAATAAAATGGGCATCCAGCTAGAAATAAGGATAGTAGGAGAAGATGATAGTGATGCTCCAAGTTTCACAAGAGATTTTCATTCCGAAATAGCATGTGGCCATCTCTGGCAAAAGCGAGAGCCATTTTTATCCGACTTGGAAGTAAGTATATTATATCCATAGTGGGATGAAGATGGAGAGGATGATAAGCTTACTCCTGTTGACCCAATCTTATTAAAAAATGTCTTACTCAAGGTTTCAGATTACCTGCTGAACAATCAGGAATCTCTACCTCTTGTACATTCACTCAGTGACGATAAATCCGAACTCGATGATAAGGATACATTCGGACTTGGTAGTTTTGGCTCACTGACAATAAAAAATAGTAAATGCTGGGTACAAGGTGACACTTACGACTATGATGAATTCAGCGATAAAGGATTGAGGTATAAATTCAATATCAAGAACTATCCGAACGAACCGGATAATATTGACCTTTGGCTCGATGTTAAAGATAAAATAGAAATTGACGGGAAGTTGTACTTCATGCGGACAATCACTAAATACCAGCAGTTTGAATCAACAATTCAGGATGTGATTGCATATTGTAACATAGCAATTGCTCTTAATAAAAAAGTGCTCTGGATAAATGGATAAAAATAATCTGCCTATAACAACAGAATAAAGCAAATGCCCCAAGAGCTTTCAGCTATTGACAATGCAGGAAGCAAATTTTGCGTACTTTCAGCAAACAGCAGTGCAGGGCATCTGCTTTATTCAATGGACGTTGGCATTCATTAAAACCCATTCTCATGTTTTCTGCAGAATATATCAGTCTCTTTGAATCTGAATCAGAAAAGGTACTGGGCCGTAGAAAGGTAAGTCCGTCCCAGGCAATTGAAGATTGGAATGACTTGATTGAGAAAATAGAATATGGCTATGATATGTCCGCCTATGAGTTTGATTATGACCTCGACTGCTCAAGGACATATATTCAACATTTAATAGATTCAAAGACATTAAGAAAGTATCCTGAACATGCTAACTTCATTAAGTTGATCGATGATCTGGATAACATTTATAAAGAATATTCTATAGAGAATCCACGTTGGCGTCTTACTGGGCATTGGTGGACAAGAAGACTGCTAAAAAAAGGGACTGCAGACTACTTGCATGCTGTAAAAAAATACTATCCATTAGTAGGAATAGAGCCTGAAGAAATAAAAATAAGATAAACGAATGCCAACAACAGAATAAAGCAAGCTCCCCCACAGCACTCAGCCATTGCTAATGCTACTGGCAACCTTTGCGTCCGTTCAGCAAAGGCCGGTGAATGGTCGCCTGCTTTATTCAATGGACGTTGGGCATAAGTGAATATCATTTGGTGCAGCTAACAGCAGTATGTTCTTCAATGGTAGCTGCATCTGTCGGCGAACTTCCATTCAAGCGATAACTGGACGGAATCAGCAAAGCGTAAGTTGACCTTTGAAAAATAAAGCAAGACCTTGGCTGGACAAGCAAAGCGTAACTGGACGGAAAGTAGAGCCGGAAAAGCTGGACGTTCAAATAATTGATAGCTGAATAAAGGTCTTGAAGGGGCCTGATTGGCGGTAGGATTTGGCCAGAGCTTTATAGAAGCCCACCCTCATCGACCCTAGATTTATCCAGGCCAGCTGGAGCACGGATTTGGCCGCCTGCTTCGAGCAACAAAATATAAAAAGCATAGCGCAGGTGGACGGATAATAATAAAAAAGCTGGACGCAGGTAGACGCTGAAAAATAAAATAACCTATGCCCAACAACAGAATAAAGCAACCGCCCCGCTATCTTTCAGTCATTGACAGTGCAGGCAGCAAGCTTTGCGTGGGCACAGCCAAGGTCAGTGAATGGTCGCCTGCTTTATTCAATGGACGTTGGTGACAAACCAAAAAAGGGCTATATTAGTATAGATACGAAAGCATTAAATTATGACCAAAGATAAAGTTTTAGAGGCTGTAAGGGAGATGCCCCAGGAGTTTGATCTTGAGGAACTGATCGAGAGGCTGATATTCATTGATAAGGTTCAGAAAGGTATGAACCAGCTAGACGAGGGTAAAACAGTATCCCATGACCAAGCCAAGAATATCATAAAGTCATGGCAAAAATAAAATGGACGAATATTGCGCTTGATGATCTACGGGCAGTGTATGACTTTGTGGCGCAAGATTCACCGAAATATGCCGATCGACTGATGGACAAGATTGTTGAACGAGTAGATGCTCTAGAAGAGCACCCTCAGATCGGGAGAAAGGTGCCGGAATTTGACAATGAAAATATAAGAGAACTCATCGAGGGTAACTACAGAATCATATATAGAATAGAACCTGATGAAAATATAGGTATATCTCGTATTCACCATTCAGCAAGAATACTACGGGGACTTTAAATATAAAAGTCTGTCACCAACAACAGAATAATGCAAGCTCCCCCAGCTCGTTCAGCCATTATTGTGCAGGCCGATAGCTTTTCGTACTTTCAATTAGCGGCAGTGAAGGTCGCCTGCTTTATTCAACGGACGTTAGGCATTATTGAAAAAACCGTTTAGCCATTAAGATGAAGTCGAGAATCACCCATACATCATATGTCATTGAGTTCTTAGATGTAGGATTTAGCTCCGAGAATATAAGTCAGATAATTGAATATGAAGTCGACAATCTCTTGGAACTGCACTCATATATTAATCGGACTGATTGGGAGCTATACTTTAGAGCGACCTACACTAACGCTAGGCAGCTTCTGATTTCAAAAAATAAATTTGGAGCTAATAGAAGTGTAAAAGTCAAAGAGGTGACAGTTCCAATCCCGATTCCTTTGCTAGAGGAATCGGAATGGGGAGTAACTAAAGAACAGCACACATTTGACAAAAATCATTACGATAAAATCTCTCAAAACTTTTGGTCAATAGATGTAGAATTTAAAGACTTCACCGATAGGACTGGCTATATACTTGATTGTATGCGAAAGGCTGTAAAGCTTAGTCTTGCAACTGGATTGACGGTGGACGGTGTGACAGTTAAGATTAAATAACTCCATTAAATTGGCTGAATAATTGAAAATAAACAATGCCTAACAACAGAATAATGCAAGCTCCCACAGTTCTTTCAGCCATTGACAATGCTATTGTCTACCTTTGCGAACGTTCAGCAAAGGCCAGTGAAGGTCGCCTGCTTTATTCAATGGACGTTAGGTGCTATAGAATATCCGTGGCTTCGGTCAAACTCTAGTAGCAGGTTTTCACCGGCAGTTCTTCTCAAATAGGACACTTACTAAAGCGGTAGCAGGACGGTAAACTGAATGATGTAA of the Flammeovirgaceae bacterium 311 genome contains:
- a CDS encoding glucose sorbosone dehydrogenase (COG2010 Cytochrome c, mono- and diheme variants) — its product is MTVINKMPAFLLLVLLGLYACNGEQADTQTGTAADTAGLGAEEALAGEEHQKAAANFTAYCAGCHGGSASTFADREWKYGDQPDSLFASIKHGHPDVGMPAFEETFSDQEIRGLVAYIQQGMNQVAQYTFEEAESLPATYQAEQFTYRLDTVAIDFGEVPWSIEFLPDGGMLITEIGGTLYRRTPDGKLQEVSGVPKVQAEGQGGLLDIELHPNFSSNNLIFLSYSAVKEEGGSTLTTTAVMRARLEGNSLREQKVIFEAEPWSTTRHHYGSRLAFGPDGNLYFSVGDRGNHDENPQDLQRHPGKIHRIRDDGSIPADNPFSGQGNAKASIYSYGHRNPQGMLFHPKSGQLWEHEHGPRGGDEINVIEKGVNYGWPAISYGINYDGKPITDKTEATGMEQPLQQWTPSIAPSGMAFVTGNRYKGWEGSLLSGSLRFQYLNRSTLEGTDITAEEQLLKNIGRVRDVKMSPDGYIYLAVENPARIYRIVPVE
- a CDS encoding plasmid stabilization system (COG3668 Plasmid stabilization system protein) → MAKIKWTNIALDDLRAVYDFVAQDSPKYADRLMDKIVERVDALEEHPQIGRKVPEFDNENIRELIEGNYRIIYRIEPDENIGISRIHHSARILRGL